In one Candidatus Gorgyraea atricola genomic region, the following are encoded:
- a CDS encoding PKD domain-containing protein, translating to MSRHNKGLTLIEIIVAMLILSFGIAASLKLFAVLDERMVTSSYFYTATNLARDVIEFGESVDFANPFKMLYKHAPGEKDYGSGVDTSEGYGLKEWENFDPASSIHPFALMGEIQEKELVPTETPESVEISYEVKEDTNFYKAYRQDINVSWNVKDGEQDEIKVAAIPITTNNQLKLEIQDFWWEKGKDLPVVPPPPLNKAPIANISANRTSGDAPLTVTFSGAGSEDLDGEIIDYFWKFGTGDTARGITVTYVYNSKGTYTASLTVTDDEGATDTETIEISVTEAPPSLEPPVAVIIATPTSGPEPLEVAFDASGSYDPDDANKSNLSYFWDFGHGRTTTSVQDTRSFTCGTNQTVSNYPVSLEVTDKDGKKNTASVTITVYAGTPPTLESPVAVISAIPTSGETPLEVAFDASGSYDPDDANKSNLSYFWDFGHTRTSSKAQDTRSFTCGTSQAEYPVSLTVTDKDGKTGKKSVTITVSPASGESLEADIIATPTSGPEPLTVAFDGSGSSGSIASYKWTFGDGENATGSTTSHIYNSEGAYTAELKVTDDDGEIDTASVDIEVIESGPITKEFGVSTWVNDKYKERLPIAIDVPREDTYELLILAQYTGEAQIGEKYCLQVNNGITGSIISDKYNGSNGPKEVWVSHGSYDLKKGSNTITFRYGGQPDRDHDKGPGDWHDWNPDAPGYDANDWTWYLGGSVHFKKIKIQTN from the coding sequence ATGAGTAGACATAATAAAGGCCTTACCTTAATTGAAATAATCGTAGCAATGCTCATTCTGAGCTTTGGGATAGCTGCGTCCTTAAAGCTATTCGCAGTGCTTGACGAGAGAATGGTTACAAGTTCCTACTTTTATACTGCCACGAACCTGGCAAGGGATGTGATAGAATTCGGGGAAAGCGTGGATTTTGCTAATCCATTTAAGATGCTATATAAACATGCGCCTGGAGAAAAAGATTACGGCAGCGGAGTAGATACTTCAGAAGGTTACGGACTAAAGGAATGGGAAAACTTTGACCCTGCCAGCTCCATCCATCCATTTGCGCTCATGGGAGAGATCCAGGAAAAAGAACTTGTCCCTACTGAAACTCCTGAGAGCGTAGAGATCTCTTACGAAGTCAAAGAAGATACAAACTTCTACAAGGCCTACAGGCAAGACATAAATGTCTCGTGGAATGTTAAGGACGGGGAACAGGATGAGATAAAAGTCGCTGCAATACCCATAACCACAAATAACCAGCTTAAATTAGAGATACAGGATTTCTGGTGGGAAAAAGGCAAGGATCTGCCAGTTGTGCCTCCACCGCCTCTTAATAAAGCACCTATAGCTAATATTAGTGCCAACCGCACTTCCGGAGACGCGCCTTTAACAGTAACTTTTAGCGGAGCTGGTTCTGAAGACCTTGATGGAGAGATTATCGACTATTTTTGGAAATTTGGAACTGGCGATACAGCTAGGGGCATAACTGTAACCTATGTCTATAACTCTAAAGGAACATATACTGCCAGTCTCACAGTCACTGATGATGAGGGCGCGACAGATACAGAAACTATTGAAATCAGTGTCACTGAAGCCCCTCCTTCATTAGAGCCACCTGTAGCTGTTATTATCGCCACCCCTACATCTGGACCAGAACCTTTAGAAGTAGCCTTTGACGCCTCTGGATCCTACGACCCTGATGATGCAAATAAAAGCAATCTCTCTTATTTCTGGGATTTTGGACATGGGAGAACAACTACCAGTGTACAAGATACACGCAGCTTTACCTGTGGAACAAACCAGACTGTTAGTAATTACCCTGTCAGTCTTGAAGTCACTGATAAAGATGGTAAAAAGAACACAGCAAGTGTCACTATAACAGTCTATGCTGGTACTCCTCCTACATTAGAATCACCTGTAGCTGTCATCAGCGCCATCCCTACTTCTGGAGAAACACCTTTAGAAGTAGCCTTTGACGCCTCTGGATCCTACGACCCTGATGATGCAAATAAAAGCAATCTCTCTTATTTCTGGGATTTTGGACATACTAGAACAAGTAGCAAGGCACAAGATACACGCAGCTTTACCTGCGGAACAAGCCAGGCTGAGTACCCTGTCAGTCTTACAGTCACTGACAAAGATGGCAAAACAGGCAAAAAAAGTGTCACTATAACAGTCTCTCCTGCTTCAGGAGAATCACTTGAAGCTGACATTATCGCTACCCCTACATCTGGACCAGAACCTTTAACAGTAGCCTTTGACGGCTCAGGATCCTCAGGAAGCATTGCCTCTTATAAATGGACATTTGGTGATGGAGAAAATGCCACTGGCTCAACCACCAGCCACATCTATAACTCTGAAGGAGCATATACCGCCGAGCTCAAAGTAACTGACGATGATGGGGAGATAGACACAGCAAGTGTTGACATAGAGGTTATTGAATCCGGGCCAATAACTAAAGAATTTGGTGTATCAACATGGGTAAATGATAAGTACAAAGAAAGACTACCAATCGCCATTGATGTCCCCAGAGAAGATACCTATGAGTTATTGATCCTTGCTCAATACACAGGCGAAGCGCAGATCGGAGAAAAATATTGTCTGCAAGTAAATAATGGCATTACTGGTTCTATAATCTCGGATAAATATAACGGCTCTAATGGTCCAAAGGAAGTATGGGTATCTCATGGTTCTTATGACCTAAAAAAAGGCAGCAACACTATCACCTTCCGTTATGGAGGTCAGCCAGACAGGGATCATGACAAAGGCCCCGGAGACTGGCACGACTGGAACCCTGACGCCCCAGGCTACGACGCTAACGACTGGACATGGTACCTTGGAGGAAGCGTCCACTTTAAGAAGATAAAGATACAAACTAACTAA
- a CDS encoding site-specific integrase, which produces MAKKCRGITHIKGKTYLFDLQVNGIRKQVRGEADSLKEARHVRDEMRVELRKQVSMPQGVQERLNAPFEEVREKLFADLLSDKLSHSNMLRHEIIFRRLFGDFRTLRFPHIKSVSQVTLPFFLEYKAYFVNDLRHSPTGGWRSELTCVKSMMRRFRKLGYCSKEIIEDLAEIKRPPHNKKDYPDISNSKLKELLDFIKRDRPDYYPLIYFISRTGRRIKETTLIERKDINWLGLNPIRINIRAETTKARVKAPIETFDEGLKDAVKQAYNLGSRHKTIYLFCNRLGNKCSKNSVRTYLKEVSSKILGVKITPHYFRHRFLTICGKENAPIVDIMNIAGIKDIKVVIGYYSHTTKEGQNKVLAATMVV; this is translated from the coding sequence ATGGCTAAGAAATGTAGGGGCATAACGCATATTAAAGGTAAGACTTATCTCTTCGACCTGCAGGTTAATGGTATAAGAAAGCAAGTCCGTGGTGAGGCAGATTCTCTTAAAGAGGCACGGCATGTAAGAGATGAGATGAGGGTGGAGCTAAGGAAGCAAGTATCTATGCCTCAAGGAGTCCAGGAAAGATTGAATGCACCTTTTGAAGAAGTACGTGAAAAGCTTTTCGCTGATTTGCTTTCCGACAAGCTTTCCCATAGCAACATGTTACGCCATGAAATAATCTTCAGGCGTCTATTTGGAGATTTTAGAACTTTGAGATTTCCTCATATAAAAAGCGTTAGCCAAGTGACTCTGCCGTTCTTCCTTGAATACAAGGCATATTTTGTAAACGACTTACGACATAGCCCTACAGGTGGCTGGCGGTCAGAGCTTACTTGCGTAAAATCCATGATGAGGCGTTTTAGAAAACTTGGCTATTGTAGTAAGGAAATTATAGAAGATTTAGCAGAGATAAAAAGACCACCACACAATAAGAAAGACTATCCAGATATTTCTAATAGTAAGCTTAAGGAGCTGTTGGATTTTATCAAACGGGATAGACCCGATTATTATCCCTTGATTTACTTTATATCCAGGACAGGCAGGAGAATTAAGGAGACTACCTTGATAGAGAGAAAAGATATAAACTGGCTTGGCTTAAATCCTATCAGGATAAATATCAGGGCCGAGACCACAAAGGCAAGGGTGAAGGCTCCGATTGAGACATTTGATGAGGGTTTAAAAGATGCAGTGAAACAGGCGTATAATCTTGGCTCACGACACAAAACGATTTATTTATTCTGCAACAGACTGGGCAATAAATGCTCCAAGAACAGCGTAAGGACTTATCTGAAAGAAGTAAGTAGTAAAATTTTAGGAGTGAAAATAACGCCACACTATTTTCGCCATCGTTTTCTAACTATCTGCGGTAAGGAGAATGCACCTATAGTTGATATTATGAACATAGCAGGGATTAAAGATATAAAAGTTGTTATCGGCTATTATAGCCACACTACAAAAGAAGGGCAAAATAAAGTTCTTGCGGCAACAATGGTGGTGTGA
- a CDS encoding AAA family ATPase codes for MYEQFWEERIQNVEIVGNQIKGDCPICDKERHFYASIDTGQFDCKSCGIQGNAITYLRDYEHKNNNQITECLKSCGINGNGYVLSTSRSNIPCKYFDEGLVERYVNNISNDKLKEFAQERGLPVEVLKKYKIGINERGEFSLPVYDIEGKIRDIRRKRIGSDTISSAGAEVFLFGIEDLLLNNRIFVTEGEWSKMALEVQGYPSIGVPGASILKDEWVTYFMNKEVNIVYDLDSGGENGTKRLIKKLKSIAKEIKVIHLPKELGEGKDIRDFFNNGGSKEQFEELIRQAEIVKCGESIPLSLSEFMKQDIPPLEFYISDLLPKKGKGMVSAQANIGKSILSQNLALAMASGKENFLGKFSISPARVLYLDLEMGESALKERFQKMRAQENLTVDNLFVKYLPSLNLLKVQDNQLLERWITDLKIEVLIIDPLGNAWLGNENEQEQVSRLTAYLNNLIDKYKISILINHHWRKSTKAFRTGGQMAAGSYRWEAWLDCHITLEGTSAGITVSNQKNRNRSRFRPFITKINEQNLWFEFLADYENKFDENTLLTLFDSFGLEKVAIPKLIKQAKEQRICSETTLRKLLKDMTLFRIDKEGKTHYLIKKDLLNDISS; via the coding sequence ATGTACGAGCAATTCTGGGAAGAGAGAATTCAAAATGTGGAAATAGTAGGCAATCAGATAAAAGGTGATTGTCCTATTTGTGACAAAGAAAGACATTTCTACGCAAGTATAGATACAGGTCAGTTTGACTGTAAGTCCTGTGGCATACAAGGTAATGCTATTACCTATCTAAGAGACTATGAGCATAAAAACAACAATCAGATTACGGAATGCCTGAAATCATGCGGAATAAATGGCAATGGTTATGTTTTATCCACATCCCGCAGCAATATTCCGTGTAAGTATTTTGATGAGGGTTTAGTCGAGCGTTATGTTAATAATATTTCAAATGATAAACTAAAGGAATTTGCTCAAGAGCGAGGTTTGCCAGTGGAAGTCTTGAAAAAATATAAAATTGGAATAAACGAAAGAGGCGAGTTTTCCCTGCCTGTATATGATATAGAAGGCAAGATAAGAGACATTAGAAGAAAAAGAATAGGCTCGGATACTATTTCTTCCGCAGGTGCGGAGGTGTTTCTATTTGGCATAGAGGATTTACTATTAAATAATCGGATATTTGTAACTGAGGGTGAATGGTCAAAGATGGCTTTAGAGGTGCAGGGATATCCTTCTATTGGCGTTCCTGGGGCTTCTATTTTAAAGGACGAGTGGGTTACTTATTTTATGAATAAAGAAGTTAATATTGTATATGACTTGGATTCAGGCGGAGAAAATGGGACAAAGAGACTAATTAAAAAACTAAAGTCCATAGCCAAGGAAATAAAAGTTATTCACTTGCCGAAGGAATTAGGTGAAGGTAAGGATATCAGAGATTTTTTTAACAATGGTGGAAGTAAAGAACAGTTTGAGGAGTTGATAAGACAAGCAGAGATAGTAAAGTGCGGAGAGAGCATCCCTCTTTCATTGTCAGAATTTATGAAACAGGATATCCCTCCTCTCGAGTTTTATATTTCAGACCTGCTTCCCAAAAAGGGCAAAGGAATGGTTTCAGCACAAGCAAACATCGGTAAAAGCATATTGAGTCAAAATTTGGCTTTAGCAATGGCTTCTGGCAAAGAGAATTTTCTGGGTAAATTCAGCATTAGCCCTGCGAGAGTGCTCTACCTTGATTTGGAAATGGGCGAATCAGCCTTAAAGGAAAGATTTCAAAAGATGCGTGCACAGGAAAATCTTACTGTTGATAATCTCTTTGTTAAGTATTTACCTTCACTGAACCTTTTAAAGGTACAGGATAATCAGTTATTGGAAAGATGGATTACAGACCTGAAGATTGAGGTGCTTATTATTGACCCATTAGGCAATGCTTGGCTTGGTAACGAAAACGAGCAAGAGCAGGTTAGCCGATTGACAGCATATTTGAATAATCTGATTGATAAGTATAAAATCTCTATTCTTATAAACCACCATTGGAGAAAATCCACAAAGGCCTTTAGAACTGGAGGTCAGATGGCAGCGGGTTCTTATAGATGGGAAGCTTGGCTTGATTGTCATATAACCCTTGAGGGAACTTCTGCAGGCATTACCGTTTCAAACCAGAAAAACCGCAACAGGTCGAGATTTAGGCCCTTTATAACCAAGATTAACGAACAGAACCTTTGGTTTGAGTTTTTGGCTGACTACGAGAATAAATTTGACGAAAATACCCTGCTTACGCTTTTTGACAGTTTTGGCTTGGAGAAAGTAGCGATTCCAAAACTTATTAAGCAAGCTAAAGAGCAAAGGATATGTTCAGAAACCACATTGAGGAAATTGCTTAAGGATATGACCCTGTTTAGAATAGATAAAGAAGGAAAGACTCATTATTTGATTAAAAAGGATTTATTAAATGATATTTCATCGTAG
- the rsxC gene encoding electron transport complex subunit RsxC has protein sequence MPKMNFIHPTEFKESTRHKKIEAAPLPKKVVILLSQHTGAPSEPLVKVGDLVQAGTLIGRSKGFISSNLHSSISGKVVAVDNRAGISIESDGQDKKEFSEMRRDVSSLSIKEIIDIVKEAGIVGLGGAAFPTHVKLSPPPGKKIDTLIINGAECEPFLSCDHRMMLERPKEILLGIGLIAKVLGVKDVIVGIEENKMDAIEALGSALFSDKGQGTRDKVRVVKLKTRYPQGGEKQLIKVLLNREVPSGGLPLDIGCVVSNVQTVFSIYEAVYFGKPLYERVVTVAGSFLKEPKNILVRIGTPIKDLLEFCGFNETVDVYKIVMGGPMTGVAQYSLDVPIIKGTSGILVLGKEFEAGAELDCIRCGRCIDGCPAGLMPCMIGIGVQNNRFDIASSYEPKDCIECGACGYVCPSKIPLVQLIKLAKKR, from the coding sequence ATGCCAAAAATGAACTTTATCCACCCTACAGAGTTTAAAGAATCAACGCGTCATAAGAAGATAGAGGCAGCTCCTTTACCTAAGAAGGTAGTTATCCTTTTATCTCAGCATACGGGCGCGCCTTCAGAGCCTCTAGTAAAGGTAGGAGATCTTGTTCAAGCAGGCACGCTCATTGGCCGTTCAAAAGGTTTTATCTCTAGTAATCTTCATTCGAGTATTTCTGGGAAGGTAGTTGCTGTTGATAATAGAGCAGGCATTTCTATAGAATCTGATGGCCAGGATAAAAAAGAGTTTTCTGAGATGCGCAGAGATGTCTCTAGTCTATCCATCAAAGAGATCATAGATATAGTTAAAGAAGCGGGAATTGTGGGTCTTGGCGGGGCTGCGTTTCCAACTCATGTAAAGCTTAGTCCGCCTCCTGGAAAAAAGATAGACACCTTGATCATAAATGGCGCTGAGTGCGAGCCGTTTTTAAGCTGTGATCATCGCATGATGCTCGAGAGGCCCAAAGAGATACTCTTGGGGATCGGGCTAATCGCAAAGGTCCTGGGCGTAAAGGATGTTATAGTGGGGATTGAAGAGAATAAGATGGATGCGATAGAGGCGCTTGGGTCAGCTTTATTTAGCGATAAGGGACAAGGGACAAGGGACAAGGTAAGGGTAGTGAAGCTAAAGACGCGGTATCCGCAGGGAGGAGAGAAGCAGCTTATTAAGGTGCTTCTTAATCGCGAAGTGCCTTCGGGTGGTTTGCCTCTTGATATAGGATGTGTGGTCAGCAATGTGCAGACAGTGTTCAGTATTTACGAGGCAGTATATTTTGGAAAGCCATTATACGAAAGGGTTGTTACAGTTGCTGGAAGCTTCTTAAAAGAACCAAAGAATATTTTAGTAAGGATCGGTACACCTATAAAGGATCTGTTGGAATTCTGCGGGTTTAATGAAACAGTCGATGTCTATAAGATAGTCATGGGCGGGCCCATGACAGGAGTTGCGCAATATAGCCTGGATGTACCTATAATAAAGGGTACGTCAGGGATTTTGGTTTTGGGTAAAGAGTTTGAAGCTGGTGCAGAGCTTGACTGTATAAGATGCGGGCGCTGCATTGACGGGTGTCCAGCTGGTCTTATGCCATGCATGATCGGAATAGGAGTACAGAACAATAGATTTGATATAGCAAGTTCGTATGAACCTAAGGATTGCATAGAATGCGGCGCATGCGGTTATGTGTGCCCGTCAAAGATACCACTTGTACAGCTCATAAAACTGGCGAAAAAGAGATGA
- a CDS encoding prepilin-type N-terminal cleavage/methylation domain-containing protein, whose translation MKKNSGLTLIEIIISVIIIGILSSITLVGISKYIETSWEKKAKLNLKLLLEDEKDFYGYHARFTDEWNLLSVKKPVDEKYAYEITEATYNDVEITATLKDEDRGFTINTDGEIEEF comes from the coding sequence ATGAAAAAAAACTCTGGCTTAACCCTGATCGAGATCATCATCTCTGTAATAATCATTGGAATACTATCCTCTATAACACTCGTAGGTATCTCAAAATACATAGAGACCTCTTGGGAAAAAAAGGCAAAGCTCAATCTCAAACTCCTACTTGAGGATGAAAAAGACTTCTATGGATACCATGCAAGATTTACTGACGAGTGGAATCTTCTATCTGTAAAAAAACCCGTGGATGAAAAATACGCTTACGAGATAACAGAAGCCACCTATAATGATGTGGAGATAACAGCTACCTTAAAAGATGAGGATAGAGGTTTTACTATAAATACCGACGGGGAAATCGAAGAGTTCTAG
- a CDS encoding prepilin-type N-terminal cleavage/methylation domain-containing protein, with amino-acid sequence MFRPKGFTLIELLIVVIILGILVAIAIPVYTKTIEKGRAGEALSTLRLIQVEEKRFFSRNGSFTYDINDLEMDDPNADASRYFDYSVHEYLTDLPNFEAKAKRRPGGTPLYTIHKDGVVSGPM; translated from the coding sequence ATGTTCCGACCAAAAGGATTTACCTTAATAGAGCTTTTGATAGTTGTTATAATCCTGGGCATACTTGTTGCCATTGCTATACCTGTCTATACTAAAACCATTGAAAAAGGAAGGGCAGGGGAGGCTTTAAGCACTCTTAGATTGATCCAGGTGGAAGAGAAGAGATTCTTTTCCAGGAATGGCTCGTTTACCTATGACATAAATGATTTGGAGATGGATGATCCAAATGCAGATGCCAGTAGATATTTTGATTATTCTGTACACGAATATTTAACAGATCTCCCGAATTTTGAGGCAAAGGCAAAGAGAAGACCTGGTGGCACGCCTTTATATACAATACACAAGGATGGTGTAGTCTCAGGGCCTATGTAG
- a CDS encoding MFS transporter: MTRLRDLLKDKDFSLLWVSQIISNFGDRLNQMALIGLVYARTPGSTIELAKLLSFTIIPVFIIGPIAGIYVDRWNRKRTMIFCDLLRGILVLFIPFVIMHSKSMLPVYMMVFIVFSATRFFLPSKFSIIPDIVHKDKLLLANSLTSTTMMIATIVGFGFGGIIVGLVGAKGGFYVDSVTYFVSAVMISFVVMRFRGAAKGSGPREKLRKLIKKTVLDDIKEGILYIKGHKDIRMVVNTMFLLMAGVGSIYIIIIVFVQEVLRSSTEHLGLLAMCLGAGLFLGSIVYGKFGTRFCKRRVINLGLCFTGLIIVLFSVGLMFWPSFLVAGILSAILGMFASPIVVSANTLLHEVMKDDMRGRIFSSLDVIMHVGFLVFMLLTSMIAEWVDKGLILAGVGIIFSFIGLVKLIKK; the protein is encoded by the coding sequence ATGACCCGACTACGCGATCTTCTAAAAGATAAAGATTTTTCACTTCTCTGGGTTTCGCAGATCATCTCTAATTTTGGGGATAGGCTTAATCAGATGGCATTGATAGGTCTTGTGTATGCCCGTACGCCAGGGTCTACGATAGAGCTTGCCAAACTCCTTTCCTTTACAATCATCCCTGTTTTTATTATAGGACCAATAGCTGGCATATATGTAGATAGATGGAATAGAAAGCGCACTATGATATTCTGTGATCTATTAAGGGGGATATTGGTGCTTTTCATCCCTTTTGTTATTATGCATTCTAAAAGTATGCTGCCTGTTTATATGATGGTATTTATTGTGTTTTCTGCGACTCGGTTTTTTCTGCCATCAAAGTTTTCCATAATACCTGATATTGTGCATAAGGATAAACTCTTGCTGGCAAATTCTCTGACATCCACTACCATGATGATCGCCACTATAGTAGGATTTGGGTTTGGCGGCATAATAGTGGGACTGGTGGGCGCAAAGGGCGGGTTTTATGTGGATTCAGTTACATATTTTGTTTCTGCAGTAATGATCTCTTTTGTTGTAATGAGGTTTAGGGGCGCGGCAAAGGGCTCAGGACCAAGGGAGAAACTCAGGAAACTTATAAAAAAGACAGTGCTGGACGATATAAAGGAAGGGATTTTATACATCAAAGGCCATAAGGATATAAGGATGGTGGTGAATACCATGTTTTTGCTTATGGCAGGTGTGGGCTCTATCTATATTATCATAATAGTCTTTGTGCAGGAGGTGTTGCGTTCTTCAACAGAACATCTGGGGCTTCTTGCCATGTGTTTGGGCGCAGGGTTATTTCTGGGATCTATAGTGTATGGGAAGTTTGGGACGAGGTTTTGTAAAAGAAGGGTAATAAATCTTGGACTGTGTTTCACTGGTCTTATTATAGTTCTCTTTTCTGTAGGACTTATGTTCTGGCCGTCTTTTTTAGTAGCAGGTATTCTCTCAGCGATTCTTGGAATGTTTGCTTCACCGATCGTGGTCTCGGCAAATACCTTGCTTCATGAGGTGATGAAGGACGATATGAGGGGCAGGATCTTCAGCTCGCTCGATGTAATAATGCATGTAGGATTTTTGGTATTTATGCTTTTGACTTCAATGATCGCGGAATGGGTGGACAAAGGATTGATACTTGCAGGGGTAGGAATAATATTTTCTTTTATTGGATTAGTGAAGCTCATTAAAAAATAA
- a CDS encoding RnfABCDGE type electron transport complex subunit G, whose amino-acid sequence MKSVLRFVIVLFLVNLVAASILAGVYRLTKPRIEAQEALVREKALKEVMPESVGDRIEAVSEEYWKVYKGSSSKARGYIFIARKYGYSSVIETMVGMKRDGTITGVAILNHNETPGLGAKIVEIVSDKTITKAIKGIFSKEKAPEKELSPYFTEQFKERSVKSIDVSNIDAITGATISSKAVVDSIKSKGSEILNAR is encoded by the coding sequence ATGAAGAGTGTTTTGAGATTTGTGATAGTTTTGTTCCTGGTGAATCTTGTGGCAGCGTCTATTTTGGCAGGGGTGTATAGGCTTACAAAGCCAAGGATAGAGGCTCAGGAGGCATTGGTCAGAGAAAAGGCCCTAAAAGAAGTCATGCCTGAGTCAGTAGGCGATAGAATCGAAGCTGTTAGTGAAGAATACTGGAAGGTCTATAAAGGTTCAAGCAGCAAAGCGAGAGGGTATATATTTATTGCCAGGAAATACGGCTATTCAAGTGTTATTGAGACAATGGTGGGCATGAAAAGAGATGGCACCATAACAGGCGTAGCTATATTAAATCATAACGAGACACCTGGTCTGGGCGCAAAGATAGTAGAGATAGTATCTGATAAAACTATTACTAAAGCTATCAAAGGTATTTTTTCAAAAGAAAAAGCGCCTGAAAAAGAATTATCACCTTATTTTACAGAGCAGTTTAAAGAGCGCAGCGTAAAATCAATAGATGTTTCAAACATTGACGCTATTACAGGCGCGACCATATCCAGCAAGGCTGTGGTGGATTCAATAAAGTCAAAGGGATCGGAGATATTAAATGCCAGATAA
- a CDS encoding RnfABCDGE type electron transport complex subunit D: MPDKNLTVSSSPHIQSKQTTQKIMYIVTLSLLPAGIAGIYIFGMCSLKVMLLSMLSCVISEAIFLKFRKKDLKAVLDGSALLTGLLLAYNLPPETPFWIPIIGGIVSIVIGKQIFGGLGHNIFNPALVGRVFLQISWPVYMTTWKNPRWLVDAVSTATPLAKEGARSFSYMDLFLGNQGGCIGEVCILALLIGAAILLFTNIISFHVPGSYIGTVLVLSLIFRENFMFHLLAGGLVLGAFFMATDYVTCPLTKKGKIIFGIGCGVLTVLIRLKGGYPEGVSYAILFMNAVVPIIDRYTKTRKYGFVKK, translated from the coding sequence ATGCCAGATAAGAATCTTACAGTATCGTCATCTCCGCATATTCAGTCGAAACAGACCACGCAGAAGATAATGTATATTGTGACACTGTCGCTTTTACCAGCTGGTATTGCAGGCATATACATATTTGGCATGTGTAGTCTGAAAGTAATGCTTCTTTCTATGCTCTCGTGTGTTATTAGCGAAGCCATATTTTTGAAATTTAGGAAAAAAGACCTAAAGGCTGTTTTAGACGGCAGCGCTTTATTAACAGGACTGCTTCTGGCATATAATCTTCCGCCAGAGACTCCGTTCTGGATACCTATAATAGGAGGCATAGTCAGTATTGTCATAGGAAAGCAGATATTTGGCGGGCTCGGGCATAATATTTTTAATCCTGCTCTTGTAGGCAGGGTGTTTTTACAGATCTCCTGGCCAGTTTACATGACTACATGGAAGAATCCTAGATGGCTAGTGGATGCTGTCTCAACTGCTACGCCGCTTGCCAAGGAGGGCGCGCGTTCATTTAGTTACATGGATCTTTTCCTGGGAAATCAGGGTGGCTGTATCGGAGAGGTATGTATATTGGCGCTACTTATAGGCGCGGCAATTTTACTTTTTACAAATATTATCTCTTTTCATGTGCCCGGAAGTTACATAGGCACTGTTTTGGTGCTGAGTTTGATCTTTAGAGAAAATTTTATGTTTCATTTGTTGGCGGGCGGGTTGGTTTTAGGCGCATTCTTTATGGCAACAGATTATGTGACATGCCCTCTTACGAAAAAAGGTAAGATAATTTTTGGAATCGGGTGCGGGGTGCTGACTGTTTTAATCAGGCTCAAAGGCGGTTATCCAGAGGGTGTTTCATACGCAATACTTTTCATGAACGCCGTGGTGCCAATAATAGATAGATATACAAAGACGAGAAAGTATGGATTTGTAAAAAAATGA
- a CDS encoding methyl-accepting chemotaxis protein encodes MVKRTRSLFTIKSKLQFKYAVVLLFCMLVPSVFIGICMYYFMFMIVSQGMGARGPIAYNLFPLLQKVNLMMSVGLFFILVVFLMIGVYISQKLIGPVERIKKDLKQIADGDINHRIRMRKSDDFAFIAEAVNKILDKK; translated from the coding sequence ATGGTTAAGAGAACAAGAAGCCTTTTTACGATAAAAAGCAAACTGCAATTTAAGTATGCAGTGGTGCTCTTGTTTTGCATGTTGGTGCCGAGTGTATTTATAGGTATCTGTATGTATTATTTTATGTTTATGATAGTGAGCCAGGGCATGGGCGCTCGCGGGCCTATCGCATATAACTTATTTCCCTTATTGCAAAAGGTGAATTTGATGATGTCAGTCGGGCTTTTCTTTATACTTGTTGTTTTTCTAATGATAGGGGTCTATATTTCGCAGAAGCTTATTGGACCTGTTGAGCGCATCAAGAAGGACTTAAAGCAGATCGCGGATGGCGATATAAATCACAGGATAAGAATGCGTAAGAGCGATGATTTCGCGTTTATAGCTGAAGCAGTGAATAAGATATTAGATAAGAAGTGA